The following proteins are co-located in the Castanea sativa cultivar Marrone di Chiusa Pesio chromosome 8, ASM4071231v1 genome:
- the LOC142605960 gene encoding uncharacterized protein LOC142605960 has protein sequence MITREDQLHWRSCLIFSDDYQFIEKLLSIKGFGNMYGGSKFQTRLGAYSGELVKNALPVKTNLVRRNVLAEDICEHCKQVPEDMIYAIWLCSGFIIDEGKDLAQFAMFIQTLWFRRNRLFVEDKPFPLSDILPMVKQIQADYLRVNLGPSPLPLIIQRDRVRLHALFSPLVKVNFDGAVFQDLGEVSSGVVVRDSQGKVLASMSEKILLPHSVADVEAMATVLAINFALNLSLTSVIIKGDSEIIIKALSSENDSFFSYGHLIVEAKFYSAYFSSFQFSHIHRYGNTIAHKLAKHDNNFQVLMENVPQHINSVFLTDFG, from the exons atgaTTACCAGAGAAGATCAACTTCACTGGAGAAGCTGTTTGATATTTTCAGATGATTACCAGTTCATTGAGAAACTACTGAG TATCAAGGGATTTGGAAACATGTATGGGGGATCAAAGTTCCAAACAAGGTTAGGAGCTTACTCTGGAGAGCTTGTAAAAAATGCCCTTCCAGTGAAAACCAACTTGGTTAGACGAAATGTGTTGGCTGAAGACATCTGTGAACATTGTAAGCAAGTGCCTGAGGACATGATTTATGCTATTTGGCTATGTTCTGGA TTTATTATTGATGAGGGAAAAGATTTGGCTCAATTTGCAATGTTTATCCAGACTCTGTGGTTTCGTAGGAACAGACTTTTCGTTGAAGATAAACCTTTCCCCCTCTCTGATATTCTTCCGATGGTTAAACAAATTCAAGCTGATTATTTGCGTGTCAACCTAGGTCCATCACCTTTGCCCTTGATCATCCAGAGAGATCGTGTCCGCTTGCATGCTCTATTTTCTCCCTTGGTTAAAGTTAACTTTGATGGTGCGGTTTTTCAAGACTTGGGTGAAGTAAGTTCAGGGGTTGTGGTCCGTGATTCTCAAGGGAAGGTCTTAGCTTCTATGTCAGAAAAGATTCTTCTCCCTCATTCGGTTGCTGATGTAGAGGCCATGGCTACTGTGCTAGCTATCAATTTTGCTCTAAATCTCAGCCTTACATCGGTTATTATAAAGGGTGACTCAGAGATCATCATCAAAGCTCTTTCCAGCGAAAATGATTCATTCTTTTCCTATGGTCACCTTATTGTCGAGGCCAAAttctattcagcttatttttcttcttttcaattttcacatATCCATAGATATGGTAATACTATTGCTCATAAGCTTGCTAAACATGATAACAATTTTCAAGTGTTGATGGAGAATGTTCCACAACACATCAACTCTGTTTTCTTAACTGATTTTGGTTAG